The following are encoded in a window of Nitrospirota bacterium genomic DNA:
- a CDS encoding DUF433 domain-containing protein gives MANYHEKIEINPKILLGKPVFKGIRIPVYVVLDMLAEGTTAKEITKYYPDLKEEDIKAAILFASDTTKHISEIELETADR, from the coding sequence ATGGCAAATTATCATGAAAAAATTGAGATAAACCCCAAGATTCTTCTCGGCAAGCCTGTCTTCAAAGGCATACGTATCCCCGTTTATGTCGTTCTTGATATGCTTGCCGAGGGCACAACTGCCAAGGAAATAACAAAATATTATCCTGATTTAAAAGAGGAGGATATTAAGGCTGCAATACTATTTGCTTCTGATACGACAAAGCACATATCGGAGATAGAGCTTGAAACTGCTGATAGATGA
- a CDS encoding antitoxin family protein codes for MPKTIEAIYEDGVLRPLNPIKGLKKHQRIAITFEKPSKKKHPLEGLCGILPDSDAKEMLKIVKEEFEKVDCLLDCSHLH; via the coding sequence ATGCCGAAGACAATAGAAGCGATTTATGAAGATGGAGTGCTTCGTCCCCTTAATCCAATAAAAGGACTGAAGAAGCATCAAAGGATTGCTATAACTTTTGAAAAACCTTCCAAGAAAAAACATCCACTTGAAGGGCTTTGCGGGATTCTGCCTGACAGCGACGCCAAAGAGATGCTGAAGATTGTTAAAGAGGAATTTGAAAAGGTAGATTGTCTTCTGGATTGCAGCCATCTGCATTGA
- the serS gene encoding serine--tRNA ligase has protein sequence MLDAKIVREDTARVEESLRKRSYGLSILDRFLKIENERRELLRLIEEKREQRNKISQEIAKLKREKKDAASILAEAKNISDFITEKEERLKVLEEEARQELLVIPNIPHESVPKGKDETENVEIRKWGAPKEFDFPPLNHWDIAAMLDIIDFDRASKIAGARFSLMKGMGARLERALMNFMLDLNTSKGYKEILPPLLVNRESMTGTGQLPKFEAELFRTADPEFYLIPTAEVPVTNIHREEILNENDLPIYYTAYTPCFRREAGSYGKDTRGLIRQHQFNKVEIVKFVKPEDSYSEIEKLTNDAEDILQRLGLPYRVIALCTGDLGFSAAKTYDIEVWLPGQQKYREISSCSNFEDFQARRANIRFRREGKKGTEFVHTLNGSALAIGRTVVAILENYQQKDGSVIIPEALRKHMGVEVIK, from the coding sequence ATGCTTGACGCAAAGATTGTGAGGGAGGATACAGCAAGAGTGGAAGAGTCGCTCAGGAAGAGAAGCTACGGCCTCTCCATACTTGACAGGTTTCTGAAAATAGAAAATGAACGGAGAGAACTCCTCAGGCTCATAGAGGAAAAAAGAGAGCAGAGAAACAAAATCTCGCAGGAGATAGCGAAATTAAAAAGAGAAAAGAAGGATGCGGCTTCAATCTTAGCAGAAGCAAAAAACATATCTGACTTCATAACGGAAAAAGAAGAGCGGCTGAAAGTTTTGGAAGAAGAAGCAAGGCAGGAGCTTTTAGTTATTCCAAACATCCCTCACGAATCAGTCCCTAAAGGAAAAGACGAGACAGAAAATGTTGAGATAAGAAAATGGGGCGCTCCGAAGGAATTTGATTTCCCTCCATTGAATCACTGGGACATTGCAGCGATGCTTGACATCATAGACTTTGACAGGGCATCAAAGATTGCAGGCGCAAGATTTTCGTTGATGAAAGGCATGGGCGCAAGGCTTGAAAGGGCACTGATGAATTTCATGCTTGACCTGAACACATCTAAAGGATACAAAGAAATATTGCCGCCATTGCTTGTTAACCGCGAATCCATGACAGGCACAGGACAGCTTCCGAAATTTGAGGCGGAGTTGTTCAGGACAGCAGACCCTGAGTTCTATCTCATTCCGACCGCAGAGGTTCCCGTGACAAACATCCACAGAGAAGAAATTCTGAATGAGAATGATCTGCCTATATACTACACTGCATACACTCCATGCTTTAGGCGCGAGGCAGGCTCATACGGCAAAGATACGAGAGGCTTGATAAGACAGCACCAGTTCAATAAAGTTGAGATTGTAAAATTCGTGAAGCCTGAGGATTCATACAGCGAGATTGAGAAGCTTACAAATGATGCGGAGGACATTCTTCAACGGCTTGGCTTGCCGTACAGGGTAATTGCTCTTTGCACAGGTGACCTCGGTTTCTCGGCAGCAAAGACTTATGACATTGAAGTCTGGCTTCCGGGCCAGCAGAAATACAGGGAGATTTCTTCATGCTCTAATTTTGAGGACTTTCAGGCAAGAAGGGCGAATATAAGATTCAGGCGTGAAGGGAAGAAAGGAACGGAGTTTGTTCACACGCTTAACGGTTCTGCGCTCGCAATCGGAAGAACAGTCGTTGCTATCCTTGAGAACTATCAGCAGAAAGATGGAAGCGTCATCATCCCCGAAGCGCTGAGGAAGCATATGGGGGTTGAGGTGATAAAGTAA
- a CDS encoding S-adenosylmethionine decarboxylase proenzyme — MHALGKHLLVELKDCDPEILKSLDKVRDAMVSAAKKAKATIIDVSFHEFSPFGISGMVVIAESHLSIHTWPEYGYAAVDIFTCGDIIKPEVAAQFLIEKFRCKNPSVVEMKRGILSHSGEKLPYKVNSSELTLVAGCRTA, encoded by the coding sequence TTGCATGCTTTAGGTAAACATTTATTAGTGGAGCTTAAGGATTGTGATCCTGAAATTCTCAAAAGCCTCGACAAGGTAAGAGATGCAATGGTCTCAGCGGCAAAAAAGGCTAAAGCAACCATCATTGATGTATCCTTCCACGAATTCAGTCCATTTGGAATAAGCGGTATGGTAGTTATAGCTGAATCTCATCTTTCTATCCACACATGGCCGGAATACGGTTATGCAGCTGTAGATATTTTTACCTGCGGCGATATTATTAAGCCCGAAGTTGCCGCTCAGTTTCTGATTGAAAAATTCAGATGCAAAAATCCGTCTGTTGTTGAGATGAAGCGCGGCATTCTCTCTCATTCAGGAGAAAAGCTGCCATATAAGGTGAATTCTTCCGAACTGACTCTTGTCGCAGGCTGCAGGACTGCATAA
- a CDS encoding glycosyltransferase family 2 protein, whose product MIPVSIVIVTKNEEANIEAALDSVKDAAEIVVIDSFSSDRTVEICRKYTDKVFQKEWEGYARQKQSAVDLAEGPWVFILDADERFTPELKAEVINAVEEDSYDGFYAPRKNFFMDRWIRHGGWRPDYTLRLFRKNAGKVEDREVHEKVIVNGSVSYLKNPLVHYTYNSVSDYLKRMDVYSTLAAKELKKTGVAPNVLDFLLRPPAAFIKMFFFRFGFLDGRYGLVLAVLYSYYTFLKYAKTWEMK is encoded by the coding sequence TTGATACCAGTATCAATTGTAATCGTAACAAAAAATGAAGAGGCAAATATTGAAGCTGCGCTTGACAGCGTAAAGGATGCCGCTGAAATAGTTGTCATTGACTCATTCAGTTCGGACAGGACTGTTGAAATATGCAGGAAATACACGGATAAAGTATTTCAGAAAGAGTGGGAAGGGTATGCAAGGCAGAAGCAGTCGGCGGTTGACCTTGCCGAAGGCCCGTGGGTTTTTATACTTGACGCTGACGAGCGATTTACGCCTGAACTGAAGGCAGAGGTTATAAATGCAGTAGAAGAAGACAGCTATGACGGTTTTTATGCCCCGAGAAAAAACTTTTTCATGGACAGATGGATCAGGCACGGAGGGTGGCGGCCTGATTATACCTTAAGGCTGTTCAGGAAAAATGCAGGCAAGGTTGAAGACAGAGAGGTGCACGAGAAGGTAATTGTCAATGGGAGCGTGTCGTATCTTAAAAATCCACTTGTCCATTATACGTATAATTCTGTTTCCGATTATTTGAAGCGGATGGACGTTTATTCCACGCTTGCAGCAAAGGAACTTAAAAAAACCGGAGTTGCGCCTAATGTGCTGGACTTTCTTCTGCGCCCGCCGGCTGCATTCATAAAGATGTTTTTTTTCAGATTCGGTTTTCTGGACGGCAGATACGGGTTGGTGCTTGCTGTGCTTTACAGCTACTATACTTTTCTGAAATATGCAAAGACATGGGAAATGAAGTAG
- a CDS encoding DUF3108 domain-containing protein: MKNYNLNFKKLLFNFAFLIFNFAFATAAFPFNIPERFEYELTWTGVKAGTATLEITRTGNDVKIISTAQSANWVSIFYTVDDRVESILAKKSSLMFLGEPVNYRLRIREGRHRRDKEVIFNSGNKVTYIDHINNEKHSFDVPSLIFDPLSSFYYLRTLKLVVGEPVYITMFDSKKVWNVEVQVLRKEKVMLPTGTVDTILVKPLMKSEGIFYKKGDIYIWLTDDEKRIPVKLQTKVAIGSINALLVGGRY; the protein is encoded by the coding sequence ATGAAAAATTACAATTTAAATTTTAAAAAGTTACTCTTTAATTTTGCATTTTTAATTTTTAATTTTGCATTTGCAACTGCTGCTTTTCCATTCAACATTCCGGAGAGGTTTGAATATGAACTCACATGGACGGGCGTAAAGGCAGGCACAGCCACACTTGAGATAACAAGAACAGGCAATGACGTGAAAATCATCTCTACAGCGCAGTCAGCTAACTGGGTTTCTATTTTTTATACTGTTGACGACAGGGTAGAGAGCATTCTCGCAAAAAAATCCTCATTGATGTTTCTCGGAGAGCCTGTCAATTACAGGCTCAGGATACGAGAAGGCCGGCATAGAAGAGACAAAGAGGTAATTTTTAACTCCGGCAATAAAGTTACATACATAGACCATATCAATAATGAGAAGCATAGTTTTGATGTGCCTTCTCTTATATTTGACCCGCTGTCGAGCTTCTATTATCTCAGGACGCTGAAGCTCGTTGTTGGAGAGCCTGTATATATAACCATGTTTGACAGCAAAAAAGTCTGGAATGTTGAAGTGCAGGTGCTCAGAAAAGAAAAGGTAATGCTTCCGACAGGCACAGTTGATACAATCTTGGTTAAGCCGTTAATGAAATCAGAAGGAATATTTTATAAGAAAGGCGACATCTATATCTGGCTGACAGACGATGAGAAGCGGATACCTGTAAAACTCCAGACAAAAGTCGCCATAGGCTCTATCAATGCCCTATTAGTCGGAGGAAGGTATTGA
- the hisA gene encoding 1-(5-phosphoribosyl)-5-[(5-phosphoribosylamino)methylideneamino]imidazole-4-carboxamide isomerase produces MFVIPAIDLKNGQCVRLLQGKEDAVTIYSDDPASTAKRWEGCGAKLLHVVDLDGAFTGSQKNFNAIIKIRESVSIDIEVGGGIRDIKKIDELIALGINRIILGTAVIEKPSLMKDACNKYPGRILAGIDAKGGKVAVKGWVEVTGADAKDLAREMEKAGAAGIIYTDISRDGMLAGPNIPAMEEMVETVSIPIIASGGVSSIKDIIALKEIKNLWGVITGKAIYSGAVDLKEAIRIAQSPGF; encoded by the coding sequence ATGTTTGTTATTCCTGCAATAGATTTAAAAAACGGGCAATGCGTCAGGCTCCTTCAGGGAAAGGAAGATGCTGTAACAATATATTCAGACGACCCTGCATCAACGGCAAAGAGATGGGAGGGATGCGGGGCAAAACTCCTTCATGTTGTGGACCTTGACGGCGCATTCACAGGCAGTCAGAAAAATTTTAATGCAATAATAAAGATACGGGAATCCGTATCAATTGACATAGAGGTCGGTGGAGGCATACGGGATATAAAAAAAATAGACGAACTTATCGCCCTCGGCATTAACAGAATAATCCTCGGAACAGCGGTGATAGAAAAACCTTCTCTTATGAAAGACGCCTGCAATAAATATCCGGGCAGAATCCTTGCAGGCATTGATGCCAAAGGCGGCAAGGTTGCAGTAAAAGGCTGGGTTGAGGTTACGGGCGCTGACGCAAAAGACCTTGCGCGAGAAATGGAAAAGGCCGGCGCCGCAGGCATAATATACACTGATATATCAAGGGACGGCATGCTTGCCGGCCCGAATATCCCTGCCATGGAAGAAATGGTTGAAACCGTCAGCATACCGATAATTGCATCCGGCGGCGTGTCTTCCATCAAAGACATAATAGCTTTGAAGGAGATTAAAAATCTCTGGGGTGTGATAACAGGCAAGGCTATTTATTCGGGCGCTGTTGACTTGAAAGAGGCTATAAGGATTGCTCAGTCTCCGGGTTTTTGA
- a CDS encoding PBP1A family penicillin-binding protein, with translation MKARAVVFLLIISVITGVSVGGYFAFAKGIPSIAELKQYKPTSGTKIYADDDTLIGELKVEKGVFVPLNRMPKHLIDAVIAVEDSRFWNHKGIDYIAIGRAVLKDILHAGLKEGGSTITQQLAKVVFLTPEKTFKRKVREVSLAIKMEKNLDKKEILELYLNKIYFGHGAYGVEMASRVYFGKSVGELTLPEAAMIAALIKAPSTYSPYNNLTKSKERQETVLFRMEEEGYIKKSEREKAAKQPLYLSTLRRGLESNNYFIEYVRKYLEEKYGEETVYKGGLKVYTTLDRAMQAAAQKALQEGLRELDKRRGWRGPVEHKKDIDVKKEMESKDVQNAAIGGGDDITSGLVLKVSETEAVIKTRGIIGKLSIADAQWASALLDSKTKKTTTIKGFNLTKILKPGDIVKVKIKGVKGKEVSLALEQEPEVEGAVVAIEQRTGFIRTIIGGYDYTKSEFNRAIYAKRQPGSAFKPIIYAAAMDNGFTPASMINDEPVTYKGGPKGDWTPENYDHKHYGPTRLREALAYSRNVITVKLVDAIGVDKVIKFSRNIGFEGDIPHNLSIALGSLSVTPLELCSGYSVFANNGLRMNPIAVKYITDSKGKILESNEPEGMQAISNQTAFLITSMMQDVINHGTGWRIKALGKPAAGKTGTTNDYRDAWFVGYTTGITASVWVGFDDVRPLGSQETGARAASPIWLNFMKSASNIVESSDFSVPEGIVIYPIDPSTGLLSKEETATSLKEYFKDGTQPTQFSTASPSPSGVERKSISNPDFD, from the coding sequence ATGAAAGCACGGGCTGTTGTTTTTCTTCTAATCATTTCAGTAATAACCGGCGTATCTGTCGGAGGGTACTTTGCGTTTGCAAAAGGAATTCCTTCCATCGCAGAACTCAAACAGTACAAGCCTACGTCAGGCACAAAGATATACGCTGATGACGACACTCTCATCGGGGAACTCAAAGTTGAAAAGGGCGTTTTTGTGCCTCTGAACAGAATGCCAAAACACCTTATAGATGCAGTGATAGCTGTTGAGGATTCAAGGTTCTGGAATCATAAGGGCATAGATTACATTGCAATCGGCAGGGCGGTCTTAAAGGATATTCTCCATGCCGGGCTTAAAGAAGGCGGCAGCACAATAACCCAGCAGCTCGCAAAAGTTGTATTCCTCACCCCTGAGAAAACATTTAAAAGAAAGGTCAGGGAGGTATCCCTTGCAATAAAGATGGAGAAAAATCTGGATAAAAAAGAGATACTGGAGCTTTATCTGAACAAGATATACTTTGGCCACGGCGCTTACGGCGTTGAGATGGCATCACGTGTGTATTTTGGCAAATCAGTGGGAGAACTGACTCTGCCGGAGGCGGCAATGATAGCCGCTCTTATAAAGGCGCCCTCGACATATTCTCCTTATAACAACCTCACAAAATCAAAGGAAAGGCAGGAGACAGTGCTTTTTCGGATGGAGGAAGAAGGATATATCAAAAAGTCTGAAAGGGAGAAGGCGGCAAAGCAGCCCCTTTATCTCTCAACCCTGAGAAGGGGACTGGAGTCAAATAATTATTTCATTGAATATGTCAGGAAATATCTGGAGGAAAAGTACGGAGAAGAGACTGTCTACAAGGGAGGACTGAAGGTTTATACTACGCTTGACAGGGCAATGCAGGCTGCCGCACAAAAGGCGCTTCAGGAAGGACTCAGAGAGCTTGACAAGAGGAGAGGATGGCGCGGCCCTGTAGAGCATAAGAAGGATATAGACGTTAAAAAAGAGATGGAGAGCAAAGATGTGCAAAACGCTGCTATCGGAGGCGGGGATGACATAACATCAGGGCTTGTCCTTAAAGTGAGTGAAACTGAGGCTGTTATTAAGACAAGGGGGATTATCGGCAAGCTGTCAATAGCCGATGCCCAGTGGGCAAGCGCTCTTCTGGATTCAAAAACAAAGAAAACCACAACGATAAAGGGATTTAATCTGACAAAGATACTCAAACCGGGGGATATTGTTAAGGTAAAGATTAAGGGCGTAAAGGGGAAAGAGGTCAGCCTTGCCCTTGAGCAGGAACCTGAAGTGGAAGGCGCAGTCGTAGCAATTGAACAGAGAACAGGTTTTATAAGGACAATTATCGGAGGCTATGATTACACCAAGAGCGAATTTAACCGTGCAATCTATGCAAAACGCCAGCCCGGCTCTGCGTTCAAGCCGATAATATACGCTGCTGCAATGGATAACGGGTTTACGCCCGCGTCCATGATAAATGACGAGCCTGTCACATATAAAGGCGGGCCCAAGGGTGACTGGACGCCTGAAAACTATGACCACAAACATTACGGGCCTACAAGGCTTAGGGAGGCGCTTGCGTATTCAAGGAATGTGATAACAGTGAAACTTGTGGACGCAATAGGGGTTGATAAAGTTATAAAATTCTCCAGGAACATCGGGTTTGAAGGCGATATACCGCATAACTTAAGCATTGCTCTTGGCAGCCTTAGTGTCACTCCGCTTGAACTCTGCTCAGGCTACAGCGTATTTGCCAACAATGGACTAAGAATGAACCCCATCGCAGTTAAATACATCACTGATTCAAAAGGAAAGATACTTGAGAGCAATGAACCGGAAGGGATGCAGGCAATAAGCAATCAGACAGCGTTTCTCATAACATCAATGATGCAGGATGTTATAAATCATGGAACAGGCTGGAGGATAAAGGCTTTAGGCAAACCTGCAGCAGGAAAAACAGGCACAACAAATGATTACAGGGATGCCTGGTTTGTTGGATATACAACAGGCATTACTGCGTCTGTATGGGTGGGGTTCGACGATGTGAGGCCTCTGGGCTCTCAGGAAACAGGAGCCAGGGCGGCGTCACCGATATGGCTTAACTTTATGAAGTCTGCATCAAACATTGTAGAATCTTCTGATTTCTCTGTGCCGGAAGGCATTGTAATCTATCCGATTGACCCGTCAACAGGGCTTCTGTCAAAAGAAGAAACCGCAACCTCTTTAAAGGAATATTTTAAAGACGGC